One segment of Corynebacterium atrinae DNA contains the following:
- a CDS encoding ABC-F family ATP-binding cassette domain-containing protein, whose translation MASPHHLKIDGVSFTYPGTARRVLTDVDFAVPAGRVTGLIGENGAGKSTLLEIIAGTLEPDVGFVTTPPTTGFIAQETELPFSSPVSALIDAAVAELRAVETRIGEISSAMADNPDDPALADAFDAALAQAEQSGVWELDARIATVLAGLGLADIPLATTIGHLSGGQRRRFALAALLLRPVDALVLDEPTNHIDDDGVDFLINELKEFSGPVLVASHDRFFLDKSADALVDLDPGLGAEGGSGEATRQGIQFTGSFSDYLESREDIRRRWEELYAAQEHERLRLEKATQTGESDIFHSDKSKSESRITDKFYADRAAKTLGNRLRSARNRLEALERDELPKPPARLQFHGIPEHGTLASLGEPAVVARDLVVTDRLGPLDITVQPGDHWLVEGPNGAGKSTFLSVIQGRVPVDEGLLRIPEEVRITRLSQDDEWIDLDTPAIDIFTARVPAGSPSLMDMGLMNEETAARPLGELSLGQRRRVSLGIILASPPDILLLDEPTNHLSLALAEELEEALSQFPGTVLMATHDRWIRRRWAVRTDGRGKILTLEGRESREG comes from the coding sequence ATGGCTTCTCCCCACCACTTAAAAATTGACGGCGTGAGCTTTACCTATCCCGGTACTGCCCGCCGCGTGCTTACCGACGTCGACTTCGCCGTCCCCGCCGGGCGCGTCACCGGACTCATCGGCGAAAACGGTGCCGGAAAATCGACGCTGCTGGAGATCATCGCCGGCACCCTGGAACCGGATGTCGGCTTTGTCACTACCCCTCCGACCACGGGGTTCATCGCGCAGGAAACGGAACTGCCGTTCTCCTCCCCCGTGTCCGCGCTTATCGACGCCGCCGTGGCCGAGCTCCGCGCCGTCGAGACGCGCATCGGCGAAATATCGTCCGCCATGGCGGACAATCCGGACGACCCGGCACTGGCCGATGCCTTCGATGCCGCCCTCGCCCAGGCCGAGCAGTCTGGGGTGTGGGAGCTCGATGCCCGCATCGCCACCGTCCTCGCCGGGCTCGGGTTGGCGGATATTCCCCTCGCCACGACCATTGGCCACCTCTCTGGTGGACAGCGTCGCCGATTCGCCCTGGCTGCCCTCTTGTTGCGCCCTGTCGATGCCCTCGTGCTTGACGAGCCCACCAACCACATCGACGATGACGGCGTGGACTTCCTCATCAACGAACTCAAAGAGTTCTCCGGCCCGGTTCTCGTCGCCAGCCACGACCGCTTCTTCCTGGATAAGTCCGCCGATGCCCTCGTCGACCTCGATCCTGGACTCGGCGCGGAGGGCGGTTCGGGCGAAGCGACCCGCCAAGGCATTCAGTTCACGGGCTCCTTCAGCGACTACCTGGAGTCCCGCGAAGACATCCGCCGCCGCTGGGAGGAGCTTTACGCCGCCCAGGAGCACGAACGCCTCCGCTTGGAAAAGGCCACCCAGACCGGCGAATCGGACATCTTCCACAGCGACAAGTCGAAGTCTGAGTCCCGGATCACCGACAAGTTCTACGCCGACCGCGCGGCCAAGACCCTGGGTAATCGACTACGCTCGGCCCGCAACCGGCTCGAGGCGTTGGAGCGCGACGAGCTGCCCAAGCCGCCCGCACGCCTGCAGTTCCACGGCATTCCCGAGCACGGCACGCTGGCTTCCCTCGGGGAACCGGCTGTCGTCGCCCGCGATCTCGTGGTCACCGACCGGCTCGGGCCCCTCGACATCACTGTGCAGCCCGGCGACCATTGGCTGGTCGAAGGCCCGAACGGCGCTGGTAAATCCACCTTCTTGTCGGTAATCCAGGGTCGGGTGCCAGTAGATGAGGGCCTGCTGCGCATCCCGGAGGAAGTACGTATCACCCGGCTGAGCCAGGACGACGAGTGGATTGACCTCGATACTCCCGCCATCGATATCTTCACTGCCCGCGTCCCCGCCGGCTCCCCCAGCCTCATGGATATGGGCCTGATGAACGAAGAAACCGCCGCCCGACCCCTGGGAGAACTCTCCCTGGGGCAGAGGCGACGGGTATCGCTCGGCATCATCTTGGCGTCTCCGCCGGACATCCTGCTTCTCGATGAGCCCACCAACCACCTCTCCCTCGCCTTAGCGGAGGAGCTGGAGGAGGCCTTGTCTCAGTTCCCTGGCACGGTGCTCATGGCCACCCATGACCGGTGGATTCGCCGCCGGTGGGCGGTGCGCACCGACGGCCGTGGCAAGATCCTCACCTTGGAGGGCCGCGAAAGCCGCGAAGGCTAA
- a CDS encoding asparaginase: protein MTRIMLLTTGGTIASAADESGAFVPVVSGRELLDAALPSLPDHISVTVRDLTRLDSSAITLSELDGIIAAVHADLADPDVDGIVITHGTDSMEETALALDIFHADGRPVVLTGAQRSFDHPSSDGVGNLVDAIRLAADPLSRREGVLIAFGGWTIPARGASKRHTGELDAFISTTPREDRRPKAVPVVPLAGTVVPVVAAWPGAGRELIDAAVSAGAQGIVVEALGSGNMGPAMGEGVAAALAAGIPVVVTTRVPAGEVALAYGGAGGGATLGSLGAVGSGYLRAGQSRIALIVALAGGHPIADML from the coding sequence ATGACCCGCATCATGCTGCTGACCACCGGGGGAACCATCGCCTCTGCCGCCGACGAATCTGGGGCGTTCGTCCCCGTCGTCAGTGGCCGCGAGCTACTCGACGCCGCCCTCCCCTCGCTCCCCGATCACATCTCCGTCACCGTGCGCGACCTCACCCGACTGGACTCCTCGGCGATCACGTTGAGCGAGCTCGACGGGATCATCGCGGCCGTGCACGCCGACTTGGCCGACCCGGACGTAGACGGCATCGTCATCACCCACGGCACGGATTCCATGGAGGAAACGGCCCTGGCCCTTGACATCTTCCACGCCGACGGCCGCCCTGTAGTACTGACTGGCGCGCAGCGCTCCTTCGACCACCCGTCCTCTGATGGGGTGGGCAATCTCGTCGACGCCATCCGCCTGGCCGCCGATCCCCTCTCCCGCCGCGAGGGAGTGCTCATCGCTTTCGGCGGCTGGACCATCCCGGCGCGCGGGGCCTCCAAGCGCCACACCGGCGAGCTTGACGCATTCATTTCCACCACCCCCCGCGAGGATCGCCGCCCCAAGGCTGTCCCCGTTGTGCCCCTCGCTGGCACGGTCGTGCCCGTCGTCGCCGCCTGGCCCGGGGCCGGACGAGAGCTTATCGACGCCGCCGTCTCCGCCGGCGCCCAGGGCATCGTCGTCGAGGCCCTCGGCTCCGGCAACATGGGCCCGGCGATGGGTGAGGGCGTCGCCGCGGCCTTGGCGGCGGGTATCCCCGTAGTCGTCACCACCCGGGTTCCCGCCGGTGAAGTGGCGCTGGCTTATGGCGGCGCGGGCGGGGGTGCCACCTTAGGGTCTTTGGGTGCCGTGGGTTCCGGCTACCTCCGCGCCGGGCAATCGCGCATTGCCCTCATCGTGGCGTTGGCCGGTGGCCACCCGATTGCCGACATGCTTTAG
- a CDS encoding DNA polymerase IV has translation MQRWVLHIDMDAFFASVEQLTRPTLRGRPVLVAGVSGRGVVAGASYEARSFGARSAMPTQRAARLIGYSAVLVSPRHAVYSAASRRVFELISTHVDVLEQLSIDEAFMEPAELVGASPEEVRRWADNLRALILRETGLPSSIGAGTGKQFAKIGSGEAKPNGTFVIPAEEELEILHPMAVGKLWGVGPVTQAKLAQIGIETIGDLAALSEKEVAISLGGTMGPMLWSLARGIDDRPVEPRAEAKQISAEHTYPRDLTTRGDVDAAARRAFDQAHRRLLIDGRCARTVSVKLKMADFHTESRSATMGYATDDEESLRATAFRLLRYPSEVGPIRLVGVGFSGLEQTRQDVMFPELDRHTTVAHSTGTDDFESGVSDNATPPTEIVTDFAVDESGWRATQDVHHPEFGHGWVQGTGHGIVSVRFETRATGPGKTRTFDVDDPDLTAADPLASLAWDEWLAAEDR, from the coding sequence ATGCAACGCTGGGTCCTGCACATCGACATGGATGCCTTTTTCGCTTCCGTCGAGCAGTTGACCCGCCCCACCCTCCGCGGGCGGCCGGTCCTGGTGGCGGGCGTATCCGGGCGGGGAGTGGTGGCCGGGGCGAGCTATGAGGCGCGAAGTTTCGGTGCTCGTTCGGCCATGCCCACGCAGCGAGCCGCCCGGCTCATTGGCTATTCCGCCGTGCTCGTCAGCCCGCGCCATGCGGTGTATTCGGCGGCGTCGAGACGCGTCTTTGAACTCATTTCCACCCACGTGGACGTGCTCGAACAGCTCTCCATCGACGAGGCCTTCATGGAGCCCGCGGAGTTGGTCGGCGCGAGCCCAGAGGAGGTCCGCCGCTGGGCTGATAACCTGCGCGCGCTCATCCTGCGGGAGACTGGACTACCCAGCTCCATCGGGGCGGGTACGGGAAAACAATTCGCCAAAATTGGTTCCGGGGAGGCGAAACCCAACGGCACGTTCGTCATTCCGGCGGAGGAGGAACTAGAAATTCTCCACCCCATGGCGGTGGGAAAGCTGTGGGGCGTGGGCCCCGTGACCCAGGCGAAGCTCGCCCAGATTGGCATCGAAACGATCGGAGATCTGGCCGCCCTGAGCGAGAAGGAGGTTGCCATCTCCCTGGGCGGGACGATGGGGCCAATGCTGTGGTCCTTAGCGCGCGGCATCGATGATCGCCCCGTCGAGCCTCGCGCCGAGGCGAAGCAGATCTCCGCCGAGCACACCTATCCCCGCGACCTCACCACCCGCGGCGATGTCGATGCCGCCGCCCGCCGCGCCTTCGATCAGGCCCATCGCCGTTTGCTTATCGACGGTCGCTGCGCCCGCACCGTCTCCGTCAAACTCAAGATGGCAGACTTTCACACCGAGTCGCGTTCCGCGACGATGGGATACGCCACCGATGATGAGGAATCCTTGCGCGCGACCGCCTTCCGTCTCCTGCGCTATCCCAGCGAGGTGGGACCGATTCGCCTGGTCGGCGTCGGATTTTCCGGCCTGGAGCAGACCCGGCAGGACGTCATGTTTCCCGAGCTTGATCGCCACACCACCGTCGCTCACTCCACCGGGACGGATGATTTCGAGTCGGGCGTCAGCGACAATGCCACCCCACCGACTGAGATCGTGACCGATTTCGCCGTCGATGAGTCGGGCTGGCGAGCCACCCAGGATGTCCATCACCCGGAGTTTGGTCATGGGTGGGTGCAGGGCACGGGTCATGGGATCGTGTCGGTGCGTTTTGAAACTAGGGCTACCGGCCCCGGCAAGACCCGTACCTTCGACGTCGATGACCCAGACCTCACGGCGGCTGACCCATTGGCCAGCCTCGCGTGGGACGAGTGGCTGGCCGCAGAAGACCGCTAA
- a CDS encoding EamA family transporter, protein MSRFPRPGTGIAAPAVMVASGLSLYAGAAVAVGLFDVLPPIIVAWFRISSAAVILLVLVRPGVRAFLGRDGAQAAIYGIATMGMNMSFYEAIARLPLGTAVAVEFLGPVLVAAIGSRSIRDWLGLLLATIGVVVISGAVWSTSALGLFFALLAGGLWAVYIVVGSRVVGGTANPRKSMTVGFSIAAVIALPLIVALWPDDVAMPGTQLLGLALGLGVLSAIIPYSLDQVVMKMAGPSYFALLQALLPVVAALLGAIALQQWLSGAELVGIALVVAAVAIVRQPVPKPDDPLV, encoded by the coding sequence ATGAGTAGGTTTCCTCGCCCCGGGACGGGTATCGCGGCTCCAGCCGTGATGGTCGCCTCGGGGCTCAGCCTTTATGCCGGAGCCGCCGTCGCGGTGGGGCTTTTCGACGTCCTCCCGCCCATCATCGTCGCCTGGTTCCGCATCTCCTCGGCTGCCGTTATCCTGCTGGTTCTGGTCCGCCCTGGAGTCCGGGCCTTCCTCGGCCGCGACGGGGCCCAGGCGGCGATTTACGGCATTGCGACGATGGGCATGAACATGAGCTTCTACGAGGCCATTGCCCGGCTGCCGTTGGGCACGGCCGTGGCGGTGGAGTTCCTCGGCCCCGTCCTCGTGGCGGCCATTGGTTCCCGAAGCATTCGCGATTGGCTGGGGTTGCTCTTGGCCACCATCGGCGTCGTCGTTATCTCCGGCGCCGTCTGGTCGACCTCGGCGTTGGGTCTGTTCTTCGCCTTGCTCGCCGGTGGCCTGTGGGCGGTGTACATCGTCGTCGGCTCCCGCGTCGTGGGCGGAACGGCCAACCCGCGCAAGTCGATGACTGTCGGCTTTTCCATCGCAGCCGTCATCGCTTTGCCTCTCATCGTTGCGCTGTGGCCTGATGACGTCGCCATGCCGGGCACCCAATTGCTGGGCCTCGCGCTCGGCCTGGGCGTTTTGTCCGCCATCATCCCTTATTCCCTCGACCAGGTCGTGATGAAGATGGCCGGACCCTCGTACTTCGCCCTTCTCCAGGCGCTGTTGCCGGTGGTGGCCGCCCTGCTCGGGGCGATCGCTTTGCAGCAGTGGTTGAGCGGGGCGGAGCTCGTCGGCATCGCGCTCGTGGTCGCCGCCGTTGCGATCGTGCGACAGCCGGTGCCCAAGCCGGACGATCCATTGGTGTGA